In the genome of Raphanus sativus cultivar WK10039 chromosome 4, ASM80110v3, whole genome shotgun sequence, one region contains:
- the LOC108850279 gene encoding uncharacterized protein LOC108850279 produces MTQGSKQLKIGDICLLRFVRIGNYKGDFLLSNAYYTSLVIVNPDIMEAETLKQRFRVDGSSLAVYQHVNDKIQILEKRQRWSQYPFRTIQEMRRCDKCGNCRVICSVYAIDTMTGWYKLDLLVQDQTGEFRFTLLDSVATSIVKTLDAKIVNALSAEVEIPEILPPQLVEIVGKTYGFGISIDSSKSSEIENFCASKVWTLSDVIWKRTKTLHQDSTPSRKKQCTNVIKIEKLEDGEIAEDKSG; encoded by the exons ATGACCCAAGGAAGCAAACAACTGAAAATTGGTGATATATGTTTACTAAGATTCGTCAGAATCGGTAACTACAAAG GAGATTTCCTCTTATCCAATGCATATTATACATCGCTGGTGATTGTAAACCCAGATATCATGGAAGCAGAAACACTTAAACAAAG GTTTCGCGTTGATGGTAGCTCTCTTGCGGTGTACCAACATGTCAATGACAAGATTCAGATCCTGGAAAAGCGTCAGAGATGGTCACAGTATCCATTCAGAACCATTCAAGAGATGAGACGCTGTGATAAG tgTGGAAACTGCAGAGTAATTTGTTCTGTTTATGCTATTGACACCATGACTGGATG GTACAAGTTAGACTTGCTTGTGCAGGATCAGACCGGTGAGTTCAGATTCACACTTCTAGACTCAGTCGCTACATCTATCGTGAAAACTCTTGATGCTAAAATCGTGAATGCACTATCAGCTgag GTTGAGATTCCTGAAATATTGCCACCTCAGTTAGTGGAAATAGTTGGTAAAACTTATGGATTTGGCATATCTATAGATTCAAGCAAGTCTTCTGAGATTGAAAATTTCTGTGCCAGCAAAGTTTGGACTCTTAGTGATGTTATTTGGAAAAGAACCAAGACATTGCACCAGGATTCAACTCCTTCGAGAAAGAAGCAATGCACAAATGTGATTAAGATTGAGAAACTAGAAGATGGTGAGATTGCAGAGGATAAAAGTGGCTGA
- the LOC108850280 gene encoding uncharacterized protein LOC108850280 encodes MSKEKRIMQSISSISSNMFSIPTLNGSKFWECKYDLAFREDRPTISDSSTDQYRSKLEHWDISNRTILMLIKHSIPSVFRGIVSDEVVLAKDYLVALEKSFAKNDKAETITLLADLFSMRCQGMGSIREYILRMSNTASKLKALGLSLADDFLVCLVLSHGPG; translated from the exons ATGTCCAAAGAGAAAAGAA TTATGCAATCCATATCAAGTATCTCCTCCAACATGTTTTCTATTCCAACGCTGAATGGCTCAAAGTTTTGGGAATGTAAATATGACCTTGCATTCAGAGAGGATCGTCCAACGATTTCAGATTCAAGTACTGATCAGTATCGCAGTAAACTTGAACATTGGGACATCTCTAACCGCACAATTCTCATGCTAATCAAGCATTCTATTCCATCAGTCTTCAGGGGCATTGTGTCCGATGAGGTGGTGTTAGCTAAGGATTATCTCGTTGCTTTGGAGAAGAGCTTTGCCAAGAATGACAAAGCTGAAACGATTACCCTTCTAGCGGATCTTTTCTCCATGAGGTGTCAAGGCATGGGCAGTATCCGAGAGTACATCTTAAGAATGTCTAACACAGCCTCCAAGCTAAAGGCACTTGGACTTTCTTTGGCTGATGATTTCCTCGTGTGTTTAGTTTTGAGTCATGGGCCCGGTTAA